The sequence below is a genomic window from Thalassomonas haliotis.
AAATGCTTTCTCAGGCTTGAGACTTTGACCGGGATTTATGAGGGAAATATCATATTTTAGGACATCTAAATGCAAAATAAACAGTGTAAAATTATTGGTTTACACTGCTTATTCCTTGGGGATTAATCGGGAGTTTTATCGGGGAAATGGCCAGTGAATTTTACTCACTGGCTTCTTTTTCAACATAATATTCCGGCATGATACGCACGGATTTGATCATATTGTCGCTGACATCGACGATCTCTACCGGATAGCCGGCGATCCTTACACTGAGTTTCGCCTGGGGAATATCTTCTAAATATTCGATAATCAAGCCGTTGAGGGTTTTAGGGCCGTCTGTGGGTAATTTCCACGACATGGCCTTGTTTATATCCCGTATATTGGCGCTGCCGTCGACCAGGTAACTGCCGTCTGGCTGCAGATGCACTTCATCACTGGCGGTAGGCGTCATGGTCGTGGTGAAATCACCGACGATCTCTTCCAGGATATCCTCCAGGGTGACTAAGCCCTGGATATCCCCGTATTCGTCTACTACCAGGCCCAGACGCTCTTTGGCGTGCTGAAACTTTAATAACTGGACGTTAAGCGGCGTACCTTCGGGAATAAAATAAAGCTCGCGCACCGCGCGTAACAGGGTGGCCTTGGTAAACTGGTTTTTTGACAACAGTTTGAGCGCGTCCCTGACATGAACATAGCCGACGACATCGTCGATATTGTCACGATAAAGTAATACCCGGGTATGGTTGGACTGGGTTAACTGTTTTTGGATCCTTTTCCAGTCGTCATTGACATCGATACCGATAAGCTCGTTACGGGGGATCATGATGTCTTCAACATGGACTTTTTCCAGATCTAGGATACTGACCAGCATGTCCTGGTTACGCTCGGGGATCAGGGCGCCGGACTCGTTGACCACAGTGCGTAGCTCTTCCGTACTCAAACTGTGC
It includes:
- a CDS encoding HlyC/CorC family transporter, with the protein product MDNISTEILFAMLGLLIVFSAYFSSSETGMMALNRYRLRHLEKQNHKGAKRVSNLLARPDRLIGLILIGNNLVNIAASAIATIIGLRLLGDVGVLVSTIVLTLVILIFAEVTPKTLAALYPEKVAFPSSLVLSLLLKLLFPFVIAVNWITNGILMLLGISSEQREQHSLSTEELRTVVNESGALIPERNQDMLVSILDLEKVHVEDIMIPRNELIGIDVNDDWKRIQKQLTQSNHTRVLLYRDNIDDVVGYVHVRDALKLLSKNQFTKATLLRAVRELYFIPEGTPLNVQLLKFQHAKERLGLVVDEYGDIQGLVTLEDILEEIVGDFTTTMTPTASDEVHLQPDGSYLVDGSANIRDINKAMSWKLPTDGPKTLNGLIIEYLEDIPQAKLSVRIAGYPVEIVDVSDNMIKSVRIMPEYYVEKEASE